The proteins below are encoded in one region of Halorhodospira halochloris:
- the fliS gene encoding flagellar export chaperone FliS, with protein MHRGVNQYQQVGSYSSAAYADPYRLVQLLMDGLLDRVAQARGAMERGEVAAKGELISKSISILDGLRSGLDHETGGRIAGNLEELYSYMQRRLVEANMQNEVEYLDEVASLMREIKSAWDAIPPELRTREAAQAAAAQGQ; from the coding sequence ATGCATCGCGGCGTAAATCAGTATCAACAGGTTGGTAGTTATTCCAGTGCCGCCTACGCAGACCCATATAGGCTAGTTCAGTTGTTAATGGATGGCCTGTTGGATCGGGTGGCGCAAGCCCGAGGTGCGATGGAGCGAGGTGAAGTCGCAGCCAAGGGCGAACTTATCAGTAAATCCATCTCCATTCTTGACGGCCTGCGCTCAGGTTTGGATCACGAGACAGGCGGGCGCATAGCAGGTAATCTCGAGGAGCTTTATTCATACATGCAGCGTCGCTTGGTTGAGGCGAACATGCAAAATGAAGTCGAGTACCTTGACGAAGTAGCCTCGCTTATGCGTGAGATTAAGAGCGCATGGGATGCAATACCCCCTGAGCTGCGCACTAGGGAAGCTGCCCAAGCCGCAGCTGCCCAGGGCCAGTAA
- a CDS encoding flagellar assembly protein FliH: MDNTNKRFRVIPGEALDGIETWETPDFDEPERERLRQLELEEQERARQEELEKRRRQRERKRQAVYQRLKQEDEARRALPSEEEIEQIRTQARKEGYKVGHREGKLEGFHAGYPEGLKAGEEDGRKSGAQLVRRLRTLLDTLGRPLEKLDREIEDELSHLVFGIAKRMVLSELRRDPSHAESAVNRALKELPANHRWISVHVNPEEIGFIEEQLGADAQQRGWTMVADQQVSHGGCVVRTETSRVDASVERRIEAVAEQLFGDAHATQETEEVVRTYRGEAEQQQEEAAPAQTDNSAEASTADQSSATSSADAPANQSSGGSEQSHAAGQAEQKTKRDRSSRRRRGTRRKREDGET, translated from the coding sequence ATGGATAACACCAACAAGAGATTCCGAGTGATTCCCGGTGAGGCTTTGGATGGCATAGAGACCTGGGAGACCCCTGACTTTGATGAGCCTGAGCGCGAGCGCCTGCGTCAGCTAGAACTTGAGGAGCAGGAACGCGCTCGCCAGGAGGAACTCGAAAAGCGGCGCAGGCAGCGTGAGAGGAAGCGCCAAGCCGTCTACCAGCGGCTTAAACAGGAGGATGAGGCTCGGCGTGCCCTGCCGAGCGAGGAAGAGATCGAACAGATCCGTACTCAGGCGCGTAAAGAGGGCTATAAGGTAGGGCATAGAGAAGGGAAACTTGAGGGGTTTCACGCCGGCTATCCAGAAGGCCTCAAGGCCGGTGAAGAGGATGGCCGCAAGTCTGGTGCACAGTTGGTGAGGCGTCTGCGGACACTGTTAGATACCCTTGGCCGCCCCTTGGAAAAACTCGATCGCGAAATAGAAGACGAACTCTCCCATCTAGTCTTTGGCATTGCCAAGCGGATGGTGCTGAGCGAGCTGCGCCGGGACCCATCCCATGCTGAATCAGCGGTTAACCGTGCCCTCAAAGAGTTGCCGGCCAATCACCGCTGGATTAGTGTCCATGTCAACCCCGAGGAAATCGGATTTATTGAGGAACAACTCGGCGCAGATGCTCAGCAGCGGGGCTGGACTATGGTCGCTGACCAACAGGTTAGCCATGGAGGTTGTGTAGTTCGCACCGAGACATCCCGCGTTGATGCAAGTGTGGAGCGGCGGATTGAGGCTGTAGCTGAGCAATTGTTCGGCGATGCCCATGCTACGCAGGAGACTGAGGAGGTTGTGCGCACTTATCGCGGTGAAGCTGAGCAGCAGCAGGAAGAAGCCGCCCCTGCCCAGACGGACAATAGCGCGGAAGCAAGTACCGCCGATCAGTCGAGCGCAACATCAAGCGCTGATGCTCCTGCAAATCAATCTAGCGGTGGCAGTGAGCAGTCTCATGCTGCTGGTCAGGCAGAACAAAAAACGAAGCGCGATAGATCTTCTCGCCGGCGACGGGGGACCAGGCGCAAGCGCGAGGATGGCGAGACATGA
- the fliE gene encoding flagellar hook-basal body complex protein FliE: MSDFRIEQALAEMRSIGGQQQSAAATNKQDAPPVEEFSSLLRQAVEHVNDRQVDSTDLKDAYMRGEDVQLTDVMISSQKAQLSFEAMKEVRNRFLEAYEEISNMQV; encoded by the coding sequence ATGTCCGACTTTCGCATTGAGCAAGCACTTGCAGAGATGCGTTCTATTGGTGGCCAGCAGCAATCGGCGGCGGCAACCAATAAGCAAGATGCCCCCCCCGTGGAAGAATTCTCGAGCCTTTTGCGTCAGGCCGTGGAGCATGTCAATGATCGCCAAGTCGACTCGACTGATCTCAAAGACGCATACATGCGCGGAGAGGATGTCCAGTTAACCGATGTCATGATTTCTTCACAAAAGGCGCAGCTCTCTTTCGAGGCCATGAAGGAGGTGCGTAACCGCTTCCTGGAAGCCTATGAAGAAATCTCCAATATGCAAGTATAG
- the fliG gene encoding flagellar motor switch protein FliG, with translation MSTMKGSDRAAVLMLTLGEDAAAEIMRYLGPREVQKLGLGMTQVGKISREQVDEVLDEFINTAAEQTSLGIGSTDFIRSTLVKALGEEKAGSIIDRIVMGGSTRGLDQLKWLDPRTIAEMIRLEHPQIIAIVVSYLEPDQAGLVLAEMPERIRHDIVMRVATLEGIQPRALQELDEIMEKQFSGQQRLKSSTIGGLQSAADILNNMDSQTEGAIMDSVKELDEDLADRIQELMFVFEDLKQMDDRSMQQLLRELDTGSLTLALKGAGQELQTKFFNNLSRRAGEMLQEELEAMGPARLSDVEGAQKEILTTAKRLADEGTINLASGTEQYV, from the coding sequence ATGTCAACAATGAAAGGCTCGGATAGAGCGGCAGTTTTGATGTTAACCCTCGGTGAGGATGCGGCTGCCGAGATTATGCGCTATCTCGGGCCGCGCGAGGTCCAGAAGCTCGGCTTGGGCATGACGCAGGTCGGCAAGATAAGCCGCGAGCAAGTCGATGAAGTACTTGATGAGTTTATCAATACCGCTGCCGAACAGACCTCATTGGGGATCGGCTCGACCGATTTTATCCGCAGCACATTGGTCAAAGCCCTCGGCGAGGAGAAAGCGGGTTCGATCATCGATCGCATCGTCATGGGCGGCAGTACCCGCGGACTTGATCAGCTCAAGTGGCTCGATCCGCGGACTATAGCCGAGATGATCCGCCTTGAGCACCCCCAGATAATTGCCATAGTGGTCTCTTATCTGGAGCCCGACCAGGCCGGACTAGTATTGGCCGAAATGCCGGAGCGGATTCGCCACGACATAGTAATGCGTGTAGCGACCCTTGAAGGTATCCAGCCGCGTGCCCTACAGGAGCTCGACGAGATCATGGAAAAACAATTTTCTGGCCAGCAGAGGCTCAAATCTTCAACCATCGGCGGTCTGCAGTCTGCAGCGGATATCCTCAATAATATGGATTCGCAGACCGAAGGCGCCATTATGGATAGTGTCAAAGAGCTTGATGAAGATCTTGCTGATCGTATTCAAGAGCTCATGTTTGTCTTCGAGGACCTTAAACAAATGGACGACCGCTCCATGCAGCAGCTGCTGCGTGAGCTTGACACCGGCTCGCTGACCCTCGCCTTGAAAGGTGCTGGCCAGGAGCTACAGACCAAGTTCTTCAATAATCTGTCACGGCGTGCGGGCGAGATGCTGCAGGAAGAGCTTGAGGCGATGGGTCCGGCGCGCTTGAGCGATGTCGAAGGTGCGCAGAAAGAGATCCTTACCACGGCTAAACGCCTCGCCGACGAGGGGACCATCAACCTGGCTAGTGGCACAGAGCAATATGTCTAG
- the fliI gene encoding flagellar protein export ATPase FliI: MSEAQADARAWTERLRQRVGELEPVRPPVEGVLRRIVGLTLEAEGCRAPLGSRCTIEDGNSGVEAEVVGFSGDSLYLMPTGELHGVMPSARVIPRGTAAQVKVGEGLLGRVVDGEGAPIDGRGPLKVRERTPLVSDPINPLERAPIESPLDVGVRSINALFTVGRGQRMGLFAGSGVGKSVLLGMMTRYTTADIVVVGLIGERGREVREFISDILGRHGLARAVVVAAPADTSPLFRLHGAMRATSIAEYFRDQGYNVLLLMDSLTRYAQAQREIGLAIGEPPTTKGYPPSVFGLLPRLVERAGNGPEGSGSITAFYTVLVEGDDQQEPIADSARAILDGHLVLSRSLADSGIYPAIDVEGSISRAMMSLTTAQHQKLSQRFRELYSAYRQNEDLISVGAYQRGSDPLVDQAIAYQTHMRAFMQQDVSEAVDFSESLASLQRLLREAA, translated from the coding sequence ATGAGTGAAGCGCAGGCTGATGCCAGGGCTTGGACAGAGCGTTTGCGTCAGCGGGTGGGCGAGCTGGAGCCGGTCCGTCCCCCGGTTGAAGGGGTGTTACGGCGGATTGTGGGGCTAACACTGGAGGCTGAAGGGTGTCGAGCCCCACTGGGCTCGCGCTGTACCATAGAGGACGGTAACTCTGGCGTCGAGGCGGAAGTAGTCGGGTTCTCCGGCGATAGCCTCTATCTTATGCCGACAGGTGAGTTGCATGGCGTCATGCCTAGTGCTCGCGTAATACCGCGGGGCACGGCAGCACAGGTCAAGGTCGGAGAGGGGTTGCTCGGACGTGTGGTCGACGGCGAGGGGGCGCCAATTGATGGGCGTGGCCCGCTCAAAGTACGAGAAAGGACTCCTCTTGTCTCTGATCCGATCAATCCGCTGGAAAGGGCACCTATAGAATCGCCGCTTGATGTCGGCGTGCGCTCAATCAATGCGCTCTTCACGGTGGGGCGCGGCCAGCGGATGGGCCTGTTTGCCGGCTCCGGTGTGGGTAAGAGCGTCCTGCTCGGTATGATGACGCGCTATACGACAGCTGACATTGTGGTAGTCGGGCTAATCGGCGAGCGGGGACGTGAGGTGCGCGAGTTTATCAGCGATATCTTGGGGCGCCATGGCCTCGCGCGGGCGGTTGTGGTGGCGGCGCCTGCGGATACTTCGCCGCTTTTTCGCCTGCACGGCGCTATGCGTGCTACCAGTATTGCTGAGTACTTTCGCGACCAAGGCTATAACGTCCTGCTGCTAATGGACTCATTGACGCGCTATGCCCAGGCCCAGCGTGAGATTGGTCTAGCCATAGGTGAGCCGCCGACAACCAAAGGCTATCCACCGTCGGTATTTGGTTTACTCCCCAGGTTGGTAGAGCGCGCCGGCAATGGCCCTGAGGGCAGTGGGTCAATAACGGCGTTCTACACAGTCCTGGTTGAAGGGGATGATCAGCAGGAACCGATTGCCGATTCGGCCCGGGCTATACTAGATGGCCACCTTGTTCTGTCCCGGTCCCTCGCAGACTCCGGGATCTACCCGGCCATAGATGTGGAGGGGTCCATCAGCCGGGCGATGATGTCGCTGACAACAGCTCAGCATCAGAAATTGTCGCAGCGCTTCCGCGAACTCTATTCGGCCTACCGCCAGAACGAGGATCTGATAAGTGTCGGGGCGTACCAGCGCGGCAGCGATCCTTTAGTTGATCAGGCAATAGCCTACCAAACCCACATGCGGGCATTTATGCAGCAAGACGTGAGCGAGGCAGTCGATTTTTCTGAGTCATTGGCCTCATTGCAGCGTTTACTGCGTGAGGCAGCCTGA
- a CDS encoding flagellar protein FliT — protein MVRNRDELGGAAAVELHAERVLELTRQMLRCARQGDWDSVMERDKLRNKQLGGMPDELGADSSARARQCLAESLEIEEKVRKLMVAERDRLGDESRKEMQLRTASDAYRQTSDGG, from the coding sequence ATGGTAAGAAATCGCGACGAGCTCGGCGGCGCAGCTGCCGTCGAGCTCCATGCCGAGAGGGTTTTGGAGCTAACCAGGCAAATGCTGCGTTGTGCTCGGCAGGGCGATTGGGACTCTGTTATGGAGCGTGACAAGCTGCGTAACAAGCAACTTGGTGGGATGCCAGATGAACTTGGAGCTGATTCCAGTGCACGGGCTAGGCAGTGCTTGGCTGAGTCGCTGGAGATTGAGGAGAAGGTTCGCAAGCTCATGGTGGCCGAGCGCGATCGTCTCGGCGACGAATCACGCAAAGAGATGCAGTTACGTACCGCTAGCGATGCTTATAGGCAGACATCAGACGGTGGTTAA
- a CDS encoding sigma-54-dependent transcriptional regulator, whose product MGQQRVLVVSRDADRRSEQLGHLARAGFTTVAAEGPDAAHRMLDQGGLAAIVYCEGAGDGSDWRSVVRHPMAPPVILVSATAEVGVAVAAMRDGAADFVAEQSAADELAAAVSRVTDNGPELIAEDKSSRQLIALAQRVAGKDVTVLLTGESGTGKEVFARYIHERSHRADGPFVAVNCAAIPENMLEALLFGFEKGAFTGANRSHSGKFEQAQGGTLLLDEVSEIDLGLQAKLLRALQEKEIERLCGHKPIPLDVRVLASSNRDLRDFVRLGKFREDLYYRLHVFPIHLPPLRDRLADIIPLAQSFALKYAQLGGAAGVEFTSDAQRKLIQHTWPGNVRELENVVQRALILADGDKIDSGAIQFDPVSLEPQPQSVPDWTNEAVRAVEGGPGALFEPNHAAKPWQPTIPKGIESAPVAPGYEEPHTPERSGQEASGQTLEEGLKTREYRLILETLTAVGGNRKEAAARLGISSRTLRYKLARMRQEGVEVPDRGSASTNIYVYGN is encoded by the coding sequence ATGGGTCAGCAGCGTGTGCTCGTTGTATCCCGCGATGCGGACAGACGTTCCGAGCAACTCGGACACTTGGCCAGGGCTGGCTTTACCACCGTTGCGGCTGAGGGTCCTGATGCCGCGCACAGAATGCTTGATCAGGGTGGCCTCGCGGCTATTGTCTACTGCGAAGGTGCTGGTGATGGTAGTGACTGGCGATCGGTTGTCAGGCACCCGATGGCCCCCCCGGTTATCTTGGTCTCTGCAACAGCAGAAGTAGGAGTCGCAGTGGCCGCGATGCGTGATGGCGCGGCAGATTTTGTGGCCGAGCAATCGGCGGCAGATGAGTTGGCGGCAGCCGTCTCCCGAGTGACTGACAACGGCCCGGAGCTGATAGCCGAAGATAAGAGCAGTCGGCAACTTATCGCACTTGCGCAAAGAGTTGCCGGAAAAGATGTGACGGTTTTATTGACTGGTGAGTCCGGCACGGGCAAAGAAGTCTTTGCCCGCTACATACACGAGCGCTCCCACCGGGCTGATGGGCCTTTTGTGGCTGTCAACTGTGCAGCGATCCCGGAGAATATGCTGGAGGCTCTGCTGTTTGGCTTTGAAAAAGGCGCTTTTACCGGGGCGAACCGCTCCCACTCCGGCAAGTTTGAGCAGGCCCAGGGCGGAACCCTGCTGTTGGACGAGGTCTCCGAGATAGACCTTGGGTTGCAGGCAAAGCTGCTGCGTGCCCTTCAAGAGAAGGAGATCGAGAGACTCTGTGGCCATAAACCGATCCCGCTCGATGTAAGGGTACTAGCGAGCAGCAACCGCGACTTACGTGATTTTGTGCGGTTGGGCAAATTCCGAGAGGATCTTTACTATCGCCTCCACGTATTCCCGATACATCTGCCCCCTCTACGTGATCGACTGGCAGACATTATCCCCTTGGCCCAGTCCTTCGCCCTCAAGTACGCCCAATTGGGTGGGGCAGCAGGGGTAGAGTTCACCTCCGACGCGCAGCGCAAGCTCATTCAGCATACTTGGCCCGGCAATGTCCGTGAATTGGAGAATGTTGTCCAACGGGCATTGATACTCGCCGATGGCGATAAAATCGATAGTGGTGCGATCCAATTCGATCCAGTCTCGCTGGAGCCTCAGCCGCAGTCGGTACCTGATTGGACGAATGAGGCAGTGCGTGCAGTAGAAGGCGGCCCGGGGGCGCTGTTTGAGCCCAATCATGCTGCTAAGCCGTGGCAACCAACAATCCCTAAAGGAATTGAATCGGCTCCAGTGGCTCCGGGATATGAGGAGCCACATACCCCGGAGCGGTCAGGTCAGGAAGCTTCCGGGCAGACTCTTGAAGAGGGTTTGAAGACCCGCGAGTATAGGCTAATCCTTGAGACATTGACTGCGGTAGGCGGCAATCGCAAAGAGGCTGCAGCCCGTCTTGGTATAAGCAGCAGGACGTTGAGGTACAAGCTGGCGCGGATGCGTCAAGAAGGCGTCGAAGTACCCGACCGGGGCAGCGCTTCGACTAATATCTACGTCTACGGTAACTGA
- the fliD gene encoding flagellar filament capping protein FliD, translated as MPTALDQMPHMPSQMDVGTGIDTRKMVQDLVQAERAPTEKRLANREEEIQEKISALGQMQSTISEFREGISGLADPGAYSGIEVDSSNSSAVQASAEEGAPAGDHDVQVEQLARGQRIATASGAFEDSSDPLGTGRMVIADGQGQEQLVRIDEDQATLLGIRDAINEQTEGLRASVVDDGAGPRLAISTEETGQQNAIQQIRTEQGEEDEGDLSLLQFGVAAEGQQAVGAFEQVQAATDAVATIDGMQVTRPTNTIEGAIDGVTLELGEEGRSRVTVRQQTGLAEENIQRLVDSYNQVRSQLNQLSAYDPESEKAAPLQGDSTLSNVESRLSRAITEPVGELAGQPLRALGDLGIRTNRDGTLDLDGAQMQSMAAEHPELLTELMTNPEGGVMARLESVLEEVVGRDGVISMRTDGLESRLERIDDDRQRLDRRMERREEQLRSQFSRMDQRVAELNQTSEFIKQRLDATNKN; from the coding sequence ATGCCAACTGCACTGGATCAAATGCCGCACATGCCAAGCCAAATGGATGTTGGCACGGGCATTGATACTCGCAAGATGGTCCAGGATCTGGTCCAGGCAGAGCGCGCGCCCACGGAGAAACGCCTAGCGAACCGTGAAGAGGAGATTCAGGAGAAGATTTCCGCTCTGGGCCAGATGCAGAGCACGATTAGCGAGTTTCGCGAGGGCATAAGTGGACTGGCAGACCCTGGTGCCTATTCGGGTATAGAGGTAGATTCCAGCAATTCCTCGGCCGTGCAAGCGAGCGCTGAAGAGGGCGCTCCGGCCGGTGATCACGATGTACAGGTGGAGCAACTGGCCCGCGGGCAGCGCATAGCAACAGCTAGTGGTGCGTTTGAGGATAGTTCTGACCCGCTCGGAACTGGCCGGATGGTAATTGCCGATGGTCAGGGTCAGGAGCAGTTAGTACGTATAGATGAAGATCAGGCGACCTTGCTTGGCATTCGTGATGCGATTAACGAACAGACCGAAGGGCTCAGGGCCTCCGTGGTTGACGACGGCGCCGGTCCGCGCCTGGCCATCTCCACCGAAGAAACCGGCCAGCAGAACGCCATACAGCAGATCAGAACCGAGCAAGGCGAAGAGGATGAGGGTGATTTGTCTCTCTTGCAGTTCGGTGTGGCTGCCGAAGGTCAACAGGCTGTAGGAGCCTTCGAGCAGGTACAGGCGGCTACTGATGCCGTGGCCACAATAGATGGTATGCAAGTGACCCGGCCTACCAACACCATTGAGGGCGCGATAGATGGTGTGACCCTTGAGCTTGGCGAAGAGGGTAGAAGTCGAGTGACGGTAAGGCAGCAGACTGGGCTTGCAGAAGAGAACATCCAGAGACTAGTTGACAGCTACAATCAAGTCCGCAGCCAGCTAAATCAGCTTTCCGCATACGATCCGGAGTCAGAGAAAGCTGCTCCCCTGCAGGGTGATTCCACGCTCAGCAATGTAGAGAGCCGGCTGAGCAGGGCTATAACCGAGCCGGTTGGTGAGTTAGCAGGACAGCCGCTGAGGGCCTTGGGTGATTTGGGCATTCGCACCAATCGCGATGGGACGCTGGATCTGGATGGTGCGCAGATGCAGAGCATGGCCGCAGAGCACCCTGAGTTGCTAACGGAGCTAATGACTAACCCTGAAGGGGGAGTCATGGCCCGCCTAGAGAGCGTCCTTGAGGAAGTGGTTGGGCGAGATGGGGTCATCAGCATGCGCACCGATGGCTTGGAGAGTCGCCTGGAGCGAATTGATGATGATCGCCAGCGCCTTGATCGGCGCATGGAAAGACGAGAGGAACAATTGCGTAGTCAATTTTCCAGGATGGATCAGCGCGTAGCTGAGCTCAATCAGACGTCGGAATTCATAAAGCAGCGCCTGGATGCCACGAATAAGAATTAA
- the fliF gene encoding flagellar basal-body MS-ring/collar protein FliF, with the protein MAESRAMAESDGAPPPSPVENGSPESAGDEKGSSSSSGLGRLLPDNWQEWLEAWLGENPLRKLGLVAGLIGVLGLGVALFFWAQSPVELRTLYSDLDSEDASQIINALEEQGVKVDFDERTGDIQVPEGQVHRARIFLAAEGLPSRSGFGYEMLEEDPGFGVSEFMEHTRFDRAVETELARSIQALGEVRSARVHLDSPRESVFVRDRREAQASVVLELREDRELPSRQVDAIVHLVASAVSDLSHKNVSVVDHRGRLLTTDDEPTQATAAAQQHELTRRVEERIERRVEDLLKPIIGPDRVRAQVSARLNFDSRRKVEEFFDPERSAIRSEQMGERSGGGYTWPIGIPGALTNQPPGPGELDPDSPDARGSGIPFSSDETRNWEVGRTLTEAQPALGVLDRLTVGVLVDHRYVEGEEGEVVREALSDEELNRLENLVQDAVGYDAQRGDAVSLVTVPFAEIVEPPEPPPEVWEQEWVRDLIRLAVFAAIGLLIYIVAIRPIVNRVLGGEEEEEEDKDTAEGDQQALESPAGEGGGDESDVAMRLAGLGGEQLSDMRERPYEAKLQAVLELVENEPELAANAVKAWLEEEENR; encoded by the coding sequence ATGGCTGAGAGCCGGGCAATGGCCGAGTCGGATGGCGCACCACCGCCATCTCCGGTAGAAAACGGCTCGCCAGAATCAGCCGGTGACGAGAAGGGTAGTTCCTCCTCCTCCGGTCTCGGGAGGCTTCTGCCTGATAATTGGCAGGAGTGGCTTGAGGCGTGGCTGGGCGAGAACCCGCTACGTAAGTTGGGCCTCGTTGCTGGCCTTATTGGTGTGCTTGGACTAGGCGTGGCGCTATTCTTTTGGGCGCAAAGCCCGGTTGAGTTGCGCACCCTCTATTCTGACTTAGACTCCGAAGATGCTTCCCAGATAATCAACGCCCTTGAAGAACAGGGTGTGAAAGTAGATTTTGACGAGCGCACCGGAGATATACAGGTGCCTGAGGGGCAGGTTCACCGGGCGCGGATCTTTCTCGCAGCAGAAGGACTACCGAGCAGGTCTGGTTTCGGCTACGAAATGCTCGAGGAAGACCCGGGGTTCGGGGTCAGCGAGTTCATGGAGCATACTCGTTTTGATCGGGCCGTGGAGACGGAGTTGGCACGTTCTATCCAGGCCTTAGGCGAGGTTAGGTCAGCGCGAGTACACCTCGATAGTCCCCGGGAATCTGTTTTCGTGCGTGATCGGCGTGAGGCTCAAGCCTCAGTAGTCTTGGAACTCAGAGAGGATAGGGAGCTGCCGAGCCGACAGGTGGATGCGATAGTCCACCTGGTCGCCAGTGCCGTATCGGATCTCAGTCACAAGAATGTCAGTGTCGTAGATCATCGCGGTCGCCTGCTTACCACCGATGACGAGCCGACCCAAGCAACAGCTGCTGCGCAGCAACATGAGCTCACTCGCCGCGTGGAAGAGCGTATCGAGCGGCGGGTGGAGGATCTACTCAAGCCGATCATTGGGCCAGATAGGGTTAGGGCACAAGTAAGCGCGCGTCTGAATTTCGATTCACGGCGCAAGGTTGAAGAGTTTTTCGATCCTGAGCGTAGCGCTATCCGTAGCGAGCAGATGGGAGAGCGCAGCGGCGGTGGCTATACTTGGCCTATTGGCATCCCCGGGGCACTGACTAATCAACCTCCTGGTCCGGGGGAATTGGACCCGGATAGCCCTGATGCCAGAGGCAGCGGTATACCGTTTAGCTCTGATGAGACTCGCAATTGGGAAGTCGGTAGGACACTGACCGAAGCCCAGCCGGCTTTGGGCGTCCTTGACCGTTTGACTGTGGGTGTGCTCGTAGATCACCGCTACGTCGAAGGTGAGGAAGGCGAAGTTGTCCGCGAGGCGTTGAGCGACGAGGAGTTGAATCGACTCGAGAATCTGGTTCAGGATGCGGTAGGTTATGACGCTCAGCGTGGCGACGCAGTGAGCTTGGTTACTGTGCCCTTTGCGGAGATCGTCGAGCCACCTGAGCCGCCGCCGGAGGTCTGGGAGCAGGAGTGGGTACGCGATCTAATCCGTCTTGCCGTCTTTGCTGCGATAGGCTTGCTGATATATATAGTAGCCATCCGCCCGATTGTTAACCGGGTCCTTGGCGGTGAAGAAGAAGAGGAAGAGGATAAAGATACTGCGGAAGGCGATCAGCAGGCGCTGGAGAGCCCGGCTGGTGAGGGTGGCGGAGATGAAAGTGATGTAGCTATGCGCTTGGCTGGATTGGGCGGAGAACAGCTCAGCGATATGCGCGAGCGCCCCTACGAGGCCAAGTTGCAAGCAGTACTAGAGCTTGTCGAGAACGAGCCTGAGCTGGCGGCAAATGCCGTCAAGGCGTGGTTGGAAGAAGAAGAAAACCGTTAA
- a CDS encoding flagellar protein FlaG has protein sequence MSEIYSYGSAVAAGQGWSRVETGESRPEESGGSARGDARYADTSVEAGEVGEKAEPRVMMHLDELEPLDVYRADDPQALAKAIERFEEFIKRVGRDLQFSVDDQTGKTVVTVYVRGTEDVVRQIPPDEMLAIAARMKEVHGILFNDRA, from the coding sequence ATGAGCGAGATCTACAGTTACGGTTCGGCAGTAGCTGCTGGTCAAGGCTGGAGTCGGGTTGAAACCGGAGAGTCCAGGCCGGAAGAATCGGGGGGTTCTGCTCGGGGTGATGCTAGGTATGCCGATACTTCGGTAGAGGCGGGAGAAGTAGGTGAGAAAGCAGAACCGCGGGTGATGATGCATCTCGATGAGCTCGAACCACTCGACGTGTATCGTGCTGATGACCCGCAGGCCTTGGCCAAGGCAATTGAGAGGTTTGAAGAGTTCATCAAAAGGGTTGGGCGCGATCTGCAGTTTAGCGTCGATGATCAAACCGGCAAGACAGTGGTAACGGTTTATGTGCGAGGGACAGAAGATGTAGTGCGCCAAATACCGCCGGATGAGATGTTGGCGATAGCTGCAAGAATGAAAGAGGTTCACGGCATTCTGTTCAATGATCGCGCGTGA